A single Flavobacterium sp. 1 DNA region contains:
- a CDS encoding ABC transporter permease: MKRLLSIELQKIWLNKASRVLTLTYFILLSFIALIASIKFEFGALHFQVAEMGIFNFPYIWHFNTYVAAFLKLFLAIVIVSMMANEYSYGTLKQNLIDGLSKKEFILSKFVTIVLFSLCSTVFVFIMTLILGYSFSSYTELSIVFSDLDYLLAFFVKLVGFFSFCLFLGILVKRSAFALGFLLVWSIIEGIAKAFLNFRLFPEGKTASYITQFFPLEAMSNLIVEPLSRTSLVKSIGTQMGVENIKDYSVHFFDITIVLCWTAIFLLLSYRILKNRDL; the protein is encoded by the coding sequence ATGAAACGATTACTCTCTATAGAATTACAAAAAATTTGGCTAAACAAAGCCAGCCGTGTATTGACTTTGACTTATTTTATATTACTTTCTTTTATTGCTTTGATAGCCTCCATAAAATTTGAATTTGGGGCACTTCATTTTCAGGTTGCCGAAATGGGAATTTTTAATTTCCCTTATATCTGGCATTTCAACACCTATGTTGCTGCTTTTTTAAAACTCTTTTTGGCCATCGTAATTGTCTCGATGATGGCAAATGAATACAGTTATGGCACTTTAAAACAAAACCTTATTGACGGATTGAGCAAAAAAGAATTCATCCTTTCAAAATTTGTGACCATAGTTCTGTTCTCGCTATGCTCTACAGTTTTTGTTTTTATAATGACGTTAATTCTTGGCTATAGTTTTTCCTCTTATACAGAACTAAGCATTGTTTTCTCGGATTTGGATTATCTTTTAGCTTTTTTTGTAAAACTGGTTGGATTTTTCTCTTTCTGTTTGTTCTTGGGGATATTAGTAAAGAGATCAGCATTTGCATTAGGTTTCCTTTTGGTTTGGAGCATAATAGAAGGAATCGCAAAAGCATTTTTGAACTTTCGTCTCTTCCCAGAAGGCAAAACTGCAAGCTACATCACCCAGTTCTTCCCTTTGGAAGCGATGTCAAATCTGATTGTTGAACCCTTATCTAGAACCTCCCTTGTTAAATCAATTGGTACACAAATGGGAGTCGAAAACATCAAAGATTATAGCGTACACTTTTTTGACATTACAATCGTTTTATGCTGGACAGCTATTTTTCTATTACTATCTTATAGAATTTTAAAAAACAGGGATTTGTAG
- a CDS encoding DUF2141 domain-containing protein, whose translation MIKFLIITLLSICSLGFGQNSSLTINVSGLKNSTGILTAELYSSKEKFLKTAYKKGSAAIKSNAASVTFSDIPKGEYTVLVYHDMNNNGKLDKSFIGMPKEPVACSNNAKGFMGPPKYEEAKFTITSDSKINIKMSDAHYPKK comes from the coding sequence ATGATAAAGTTTCTCATTATAACCTTATTATCTATCTGCAGTTTGGGATTCGGTCAAAATTCAAGCCTTACCATCAATGTTTCTGGTTTAAAAAACAGCACAGGAATATTAACTGCTGAATTATACAGTTCCAAAGAAAAATTTCTTAAAACAGCGTATAAAAAAGGCTCGGCTGCAATAAAATCAAATGCAGCCTCAGTTACTTTTTCTGATATTCCAAAAGGGGAATACACTGTTTTGGTTTATCACGACATGAACAATAACGGCAAGCTGGATAAAAGTTTTATAGGAATGCCCAAAGAACCAGTTGCTTGTTCCAATAATGCCAAAGGGTTTATGGGACCTCCAAAATATGAAGAGGCAAAATTTACCATTACTTCTGATTCCAAAATCAATATCAAAATGAGCGATGCACATTATCCTAAAAAATAA
- a CDS encoding ABC transporter ATP-binding protein, whose product METILSIQNLNKRYGGLQALKNVSLEITKGNVYGILGPNGSGKSTTLGIILNVVNKTSGEYSWFGGNLQTHEALKKVGAIIERPNFYPYMTAEQNLKLVCKIKNIDYSKVDEKLELVGLTERKNSKFSTFSLGMKQRLAIASALLNDPEILILDEPTNGLDPQGIHQIRDIIKKIASKGTTILLASHLLDEVEKVCSHVLVLRKGQVLYSGPVDGVSSNEGFFELQADDTENLIRILQAHPSVDKITAADAKVLVYLKANLESKDLNQYLFANNICLSHLVKRKNSLEEQFLELTKQ is encoded by the coding sequence TTGGAAACAATACTTTCAATTCAGAATCTCAACAAGCGTTATGGAGGCCTTCAAGCTTTAAAAAATGTTTCATTAGAAATAACAAAAGGCAATGTCTATGGTATTCTGGGGCCAAATGGAAGCGGAAAATCAACTACTCTAGGCATTATTCTTAATGTAGTGAACAAAACTTCGGGAGAATACAGTTGGTTTGGCGGTAATCTTCAAACGCACGAAGCTTTAAAAAAAGTGGGAGCTATTATTGAAAGACCCAACTTTTATCCCTATATGACTGCTGAACAAAACCTGAAATTGGTCTGCAAAATAAAAAATATTGATTACTCTAAAGTAGATGAAAAACTGGAATTGGTAGGTTTGACCGAAAGAAAAAACAGCAAATTCAGCACATTTTCTCTAGGTATGAAACAGCGATTAGCGATTGCTTCGGCCTTATTGAATGATCCTGAAATTTTGATTCTAGACGAACCAACAAACGGATTGGATCCGCAGGGAATCCACCAAATCAGAGACATTATCAAAAAAATTGCTTCCAAAGGAACTACCATTTTATTGGCTTCTCACCTATTAGACGAAGTTGAAAAAGTATGTTCGCATGTATTGGTTTTAAGAAAAGGCCAAGTGCTTTATTCTGGTCCTGTTGATGGCGTTTCGTCTAATGAAGGTTTCTTCGAACTGCAGGCTGATGATACCGAAAATTTAATCCGCATTTTACAGGCTCATCCTTCCGTAGATAAAATCACAGCAGCCGATGCAAAAGTTTTGGTTTACCTAAAAGCAAATTTAGAATCAAAAGATTTGAATCAGTATCTGTTTGCAAATAATATTTGTTTGAGTCATTTGGTAAAACGAAAAAACAGCTTGGAAGAACAGTTTTTAGAATTAACGAAACAATAA
- a CDS encoding T9SS type B sorting domain-containing protein yields the protein MNPSKKLLTLAVLLFNLGIADAQVITVDDTKSAQELIENVLVNSSCANVSEFNASGNTFTLGQNSYGYFNAGSSNFSLKEGVLLSTFNSKTAIGPYISNQSGGGNKLWVGDADLDRILGIKSVNATVLEFDFIPLTNFISFNYIFASNEYQSYFPCDFSDGFAFLIKEKGSSSDYKNIAVIPGTNIPVSSKNIHPIINSVIDSQNITHPGCNSINETYFNGFNSNTSPTNYSGQTIKLNAQTEVIAGKTYHIKLVIADDGPEYYDSAVFLEAGSFSAKMDLGSDRTATDNNPICFGENYLIDTKLSASYTYEWYKDGSATPIPGETKPSLTINGTGTYKVKVTLFPSICTAEDEVRIEYAPQIILNNVTLYQCDDNGDGITIFDLTKMDNVIKNNNPKLTNLTYYTSLANAQGKINPISNPTSFKNTTVNQTLFARVNNEFGCVNYAQLALAISNNPITPQNPIETCDTDALQDGITQVDLNAKITPQITNGLPAGLIVEYYAAQTDAILQKNQLPNLFTNTVPKQQIIYARIVNGTDCYKITPETIIIHTFEPSNFEDTASFLCDGSNAVLTVDSGYADYLWSNGDKTNTTTVTAPGQYTVTVTNAQGCQQTKEYTVKSSGIATITDVKVNNFAGAENMVSIHYIGNGNFEFSLDGNFYQDSPIFNGLEAGTYWVAARDKNGCGTSASYKVYVLDYPRFFTPNNDGYNDTWKIKNLDVFPKSAITIFDRYGKLIKQLDATGNGWNGTFNGKELPADDYWFVINFDDGKTMKGHFSLKR from the coding sequence ATGAATCCTTCAAAAAAATTACTGACACTAGCTGTTCTTTTGTTTAACTTGGGTATTGCAGATGCTCAAGTTATTACTGTCGATGATACCAAATCAGCTCAAGAATTAATTGAAAATGTTTTGGTAAATAGCAGTTGTGCCAATGTTTCTGAATTTAATGCAAGTGGCAATACTTTTACTCTTGGACAAAACAGCTATGGATATTTCAATGCTGGAAGCAGTAATTTTTCACTTAAAGAAGGCGTATTATTAAGTACTTTCAATAGCAAAACTGCAATAGGCCCTTATATAAGTAATCAAAGTGGAGGCGGTAACAAATTATGGGTTGGCGATGCCGATTTGGATCGAATATTGGGTATAAAAAGTGTAAATGCAACTGTCCTTGAATTTGATTTTATTCCCTTGACAAATTTCATCAGCTTTAATTACATTTTTGCTTCCAATGAATATCAATCTTATTTTCCTTGTGATTTCTCGGATGGTTTTGCTTTTTTAATTAAAGAAAAAGGAAGCTCAAGTGATTATAAAAACATTGCGGTTATCCCAGGCACTAATATTCCCGTTTCTTCAAAGAATATTCACCCAATTATAAATTCGGTCATAGATTCACAAAATATTACCCACCCCGGATGTAATTCAATTAACGAAACGTATTTTAACGGTTTTAACAGCAACACAAGTCCAACCAATTATAGTGGCCAAACTATAAAACTGAATGCACAAACCGAAGTAATCGCTGGAAAAACCTATCATATAAAATTAGTAATTGCAGATGATGGTCCAGAATATTATGATTCAGCTGTTTTCTTGGAAGCGGGAAGTTTCTCAGCAAAAATGGATTTAGGATCAGACCGCACTGCTACAGACAACAATCCTATTTGTTTTGGCGAAAACTATCTGATAGACACCAAACTATCAGCCAGTTATACATACGAATGGTATAAAGACGGTTCAGCAACTCCAATTCCCGGAGAAACAAAACCATCATTAACTATTAATGGCACTGGGACTTATAAAGTAAAAGTCACTTTATTTCCATCAATTTGTACTGCCGAAGATGAAGTAAGAATTGAGTATGCTCCTCAAATTATATTAAATAATGTTACTTTATATCAATGTGATGATAATGGTGACGGCATTACTATTTTTGATTTAACTAAAATGGATAATGTAATTAAAAATAATAATCCAAAACTAACAAATTTGACTTATTACACTTCATTAGCTAATGCTCAAGGAAAAATTAACCCAATATCAAATCCAACTTCTTTCAAAAATACAACGGTCAATCAAACGCTGTTTGCACGAGTAAATAATGAATTTGGATGTGTCAATTATGCTCAGTTAGCTTTAGCAATATCCAATAACCCCATCACACCTCAAAATCCAATTGAAACTTGTGACACAGATGCATTGCAGGATGGAATTACCCAAGTTGATTTAAACGCAAAAATTACCCCTCAAATCACTAACGGACTGCCAGCTGGATTAATCGTCGAATATTATGCAGCTCAAACTGATGCTATTCTGCAAAAGAATCAATTACCCAATCTTTTCACTAATACAGTCCCAAAACAGCAGATAATTTATGCAAGAATTGTAAACGGCACAGATTGTTACAAAATCACTCCGGAAACCATTATCATTCATACATTCGAACCTTCAAATTTTGAAGACACCGCTTCATTTTTATGTGACGGCTCTAATGCAGTTTTAACTGTCGATAGCGGTTATGCTGACTATTTGTGGAGCAATGGAGACAAAACCAATACAACTACTGTGACAGCACCTGGTCAGTACACCGTTACCGTTACAAATGCCCAAGGCTGTCAGCAAACCAAAGAGTATACTGTAAAATCTTCTGGAATAGCAACAATTACCGATGTAAAAGTTAATAATTTTGCTGGCGCCGAAAATATGGTTTCAATTCACTATATTGGCAATGGAAATTTTGAATTTTCATTAGACGGAAATTTTTATCAGGACAGCCCAATTTTCAATGGCTTGGAGGCAGGAACCTATTGGGTTGCTGCGAGAGACAAAAATGGTTGCGGCACATCCGCTTCATACAAAGTTTATGTACTTGATTACCCCCGTTTTTTTACTCCAAACAATGATGGTTACAATGATACTTGGAAAATAAAAAATTTAGATGTCTTTCCAAAATCTGCCATAACTATTTTTGATCGTTATGGAAAACTAATAAAACAGCTGGATGCTACTGGTAATGGCTGGAATGGCACATTTAACGGAAAAGAATTACCTGCTGATGATTATTGGTTTGTTATAAATTTCGATGATGGAAAAACAATGAAAGGACATTTCTCTTTAAAGAGGTAG
- a CDS encoding T9SS type B sorting domain-containing protein — protein MKKKLHLFFILLTINCFAQFSKTHYIPPLVAAQALAEDHYLYISTPSLVNVNFKIIANGGNVISGTVNSTNPYRYTIGTGDNTQLFTPATITGIIANKGYVIEAEDLIYVSVRVNSGLGNGSYNHAGGLVSKGNSALGTTFRLGAMLNPLLDPTLLNFASILATENGTKIIISNLQNGTRLLNRPSVTGPITVTLNKNESYVLALQNYFDDGLVSNSSKIIGALVQSDKPVVVNSGSFGGSNSKEVRIQNGVSLPVGRDVGFDQIVPLEKTGKEYIFVRGIGTNELERVLLVAHSDQTQIFLNGDTTAPIATLNSGEYLVLDGSQYINSNMYITASQNLFAYQSIGGSISPANQNLFFVPPINCSTPNTVDNIPQIQAIGNTTLMGVLNIVTESGASVFLNNIPITDSPTTITGNPNFVRYTINNLSGNIAVRSTKQVYVSYFGTNGAATYGGYYSGFDLKPEIVSSKISLTTSSCIPNVSLKINTLSSYDTFQWYKNDILIPSEIYNNYKPTQPGFYQVKGSISGCVSDVFSDKIPVSECPTNNDNDLANDNIDVDYDNDGILNCTESYGSKNIDSSNPSLGVVTVGTYTNSFTGSFNNTTPEAPVPFKGNSDGSFVTEVMAGKGFSVAYKLDFIKPINLSLEYVSTANTTDLFNTDSEYIINSDIDKTITVLNPTNQLLIDTNYDGIYESGVTQFSSFEIRFRLNGNTPLAAGSGTFSFQSYQTKSIKITHKNLLDNIGNKTTFKLTATCIPTDSDSDGIPDQLDLDSDNDGIPDSTENQKTPKALSNTDINLNGLDEIFEPVSNPIDTDNDGIANYLDLDSDNDGIYDLVESGSIKALDTDKNGILDATAFGTNGLADYLETSPNSGILGYIVADTDDDNIKNYTETDSDNDLCNDVIEAGFLDANGDGILGSVIPPTVNANGKITSGVGYTIPNNNYILSAPIVITSQPQATPTCELQSAKIKLTDNGGNTYQWQLSTDGVNWNSLANNAIYSDVTTSTLTISKVTNTMSSYKYRVQLKKIGNSCGLTSAETSLTIYALPVVKHVTVIQCDDDTDGISNFNITEKNSFISANYANETFSYYTTFTGADTKDANTRIANPIAFTSANNIIWTRVENSNGCFSIAKLNLIVSTTQISSSFKKIIETCDDFIDTANDDKDGIAAFDFSAVATDIKNLLPSPSSNYTIKFYANEADALAETNIIQNPSNYRNTTANQQEIWIRVESNLDNACFGLGPYITLLVNPKPNINTNANKDENQLVCSNLPSFFITLNAGIEDNTPISNYNYIWSKDGITIPNENNYTLDVNEEGTYTVMVSTKKGCDKTRTITVTSSDIAHLNSVSISDLSDSNSMTANVSGQGNYEYSIDLPNGPFQESNYFDNISPGIHDLYISDKNGCGIIKKTIAVLGIPKFFTPNNDGYNDYWNIKGANETFNTGAQIFIYDRFGKLIKQVASSGNGWDGTYTGNPMPADDYWYTIKLEDGREAKGHFSLKR, from the coding sequence ATGAAAAAAAAATTACACTTATTTTTTATTCTTTTAACTATAAACTGTTTTGCCCAATTTAGCAAAACCCATTACATACCGCCTTTAGTTGCAGCACAAGCATTAGCAGAAGATCACTATTTATACATTTCAACACCGAGTCTTGTAAATGTAAATTTTAAAATCATAGCCAATGGCGGAAATGTGATTTCTGGAACCGTAAACAGCACTAATCCTTATCGGTATACTATTGGAACCGGTGATAATACCCAATTATTTACTCCAGCAACAATAACAGGAATTATAGCCAATAAAGGGTATGTAATAGAAGCCGAAGATTTAATATATGTGAGCGTCAGGGTCAATTCTGGTTTAGGAAATGGCAGTTATAATCACGCCGGAGGTTTGGTTTCCAAAGGAAACAGCGCACTAGGAACCACTTTTAGACTAGGTGCCATGCTGAATCCTCTTCTTGATCCAACATTACTGAACTTTGCCTCGATACTTGCTACCGAAAACGGGACAAAAATTATCATTTCAAATCTTCAAAACGGAACTAGACTTTTAAACAGGCCAAGCGTTACTGGTCCAATTACTGTTACTCTTAATAAAAATGAAAGTTATGTCTTGGCTTTACAAAATTATTTTGATGATGGTCTCGTATCCAATAGTTCAAAAATAATTGGTGCATTAGTTCAATCAGACAAACCTGTTGTTGTAAACTCTGGTTCATTTGGCGGCAGCAACAGTAAAGAAGTAAGAATCCAAAATGGAGTAAGTCTGCCTGTAGGAAGAGATGTAGGTTTTGACCAAATTGTTCCCTTAGAAAAAACAGGAAAGGAGTATATTTTTGTAAGAGGAATTGGAACAAATGAATTAGAGCGTGTTTTATTAGTAGCACATTCAGACCAAACGCAAATTTTTTTAAATGGAGACACAACAGCTCCAATCGCAACACTCAATAGTGGAGAATACCTTGTTTTAGACGGAAGCCAATACATAAATAGCAATATGTATATTACGGCAAGCCAAAATTTATTTGCTTATCAAAGTATAGGAGGGTCAATTTCACCAGCCAATCAAAACTTATTTTTTGTTCCTCCAATTAATTGTTCAACCCCCAATACTGTAGATAATATTCCGCAAATTCAAGCTATTGGAAACACAACTCTAATGGGAGTTTTAAATATTGTAACCGAATCCGGAGCTTCTGTTTTTTTAAACAATATCCCTATTACTGATTCTCCAACTACTATTACAGGAAATCCTAATTTTGTACGGTACACTATAAATAATTTATCTGGGAATATTGCTGTAAGATCAACCAAACAGGTCTATGTTTCCTATTTTGGAACTAATGGTGCTGCAACCTACGGAGGTTATTATTCTGGTTTTGATTTAAAACCCGAAATTGTTTCAAGCAAAATTTCACTCACCACTTCCTCTTGTATTCCAAATGTTTCCTTAAAAATAAATACATTATCATCTTATGACACTTTTCAATGGTACAAAAATGACATTCTGATTCCTTCTGAAATATACAATAATTACAAACCGACCCAGCCTGGTTTTTATCAGGTAAAAGGAAGTATTTCCGGCTGTGTCAGTGATGTTTTCTCAGATAAAATTCCTGTTAGTGAATGTCCTACAAATAATGACAATGATTTAGCAAATGATAATATCGATGTTGATTATGACAATGACGGAATATTAAATTGCACTGAATCCTACGGAAGCAAAAATATTGACAGTTCTAATCCAAGTTTGGGTGTTGTAACTGTTGGAACTTACACCAATTCTTTTACAGGCTCTTTTAACAATACCACACCAGAAGCTCCAGTTCCATTTAAAGGAAATTCAGATGGTAGTTTTGTGACTGAAGTCATGGCAGGAAAAGGATTTTCGGTAGCTTATAAATTAGACTTTATAAAACCCATAAATCTTAGTTTAGAGTATGTTTCAACAGCAAATACAACCGATTTATTCAATACTGATTCTGAATATATCATCAATTCAGATATAGATAAAACCATAACCGTTTTGAATCCCACCAATCAGCTATTAATTGACACCAATTATGATGGAATTTATGAAAGCGGAGTAACTCAGTTTTCTTCTTTTGAAATTCGTTTTAGACTAAACGGAAATACTCCGCTTGCGGCGGGAAGCGGAACTTTTTCATTTCAATCCTACCAAACCAAATCCATTAAAATCACCCATAAGAACCTTTTGGATAACATTGGAAACAAAACAACTTTCAAACTTACTGCAACCTGCATTCCTACAGACAGTGACAGTGATGGCATACCGGATCAATTGGATTTAGACTCAGACAATGACGGCATTCCTGATAGTACAGAAAACCAAAAAACTCCAAAAGCGCTATCCAATACTGACATTAACCTAAACGGATTGGACGAAATTTTTGAGCCAGTATCTAATCCAATTGATACTGACAATGACGGCATAGCCAATTATCTGGATTTGGACAGTGATAATGACGGAATATATGATTTAGTAGAATCAGGCAGCATTAAAGCTTTAGACACTGATAAAAATGGAATTTTAGACGCTACAGCTTTTGGAACCAATGGACTCGCTGATTACTTAGAAACAAGTCCCAACAGTGGCATTTTGGGCTACATTGTTGCGGATACCGATGACGATAATATAAAAAACTACACCGAAACTGACAGTGACAATGATTTATGCAATGATGTAATTGAAGCAGGATTTCTGGATGCAAATGGAGATGGAATTTTAGGTTCTGTCATTCCTCCTACAGTTAATGCAAACGGCAAAATTACCAGTGGCGTTGGTTATACCATCCCCAATAATAATTATATCCTTTCCGCTCCTATTGTAATAACCTCGCAACCGCAAGCCACTCCAACTTGCGAATTACAAAGCGCCAAAATCAAATTAACAGATAATGGCGGTAATACCTATCAGTGGCAATTATCTACAGACGGAGTGAATTGGAACAGTCTTGCTAACAATGCAATCTATTCTGATGTCACAACAAGCACCTTGACAATATCAAAGGTTACAAATACAATGAGCAGCTATAAATACAGAGTCCAATTAAAAAAAATAGGTAATTCTTGCGGTTTAACTTCTGCGGAAACTTCATTAACAATTTATGCTCTACCAGTAGTTAAGCATGTGACGGTAATACAATGTGATGATGATACAGATGGCATTTCTAATTTTAATATAACCGAAAAAAACAGTTTTATCTCTGCCAATTATGCTAATGAAACTTTTAGCTATTATACCACTTTTACAGGGGCAGATACCAAAGATGCGAATACACGTATTGCAAATCCTATTGCTTTTACGAGTGCAAATAATATCATTTGGACAAGAGTAGAAAACTCCAATGGCTGTTTTAGTATTGCTAAATTAAATCTAATTGTCTCCACCACACAAATCAGCTCTTCTTTCAAAAAAATTATTGAAACTTGTGATGATTTTATTGATACAGCGAATGATGACAAAGATGGTATAGCTGCATTTGATTTTAGTGCTGTAGCTACAGATATTAAAAACTTACTGCCTTCGCCTTCCTCAAACTACACCATAAAATTCTATGCAAATGAAGCCGATGCATTGGCAGAAACCAATATAATTCAAAACCCATCCAATTATAGAAATACAACAGCAAATCAACAAGAAATTTGGATACGAGTTGAGAGTAATTTAGACAATGCCTGTTTTGGGTTAGGTCCTTATATCACTCTTCTTGTAAACCCAAAACCTAATATTAACACTAACGCTAATAAAGATGAAAATCAATTAGTCTGCTCTAATTTACCAAGTTTTTTTATCACTCTCAATGCTGGGATTGAAGACAACACACCAATTAGCAATTACAATTATATTTGGTCAAAAGATGGCATAACGATTCCAAACGAAAACAATTATACTCTTGATGTCAATGAAGAAGGCACTTACACTGTAATGGTGTCCACCAAGAAAGGCTGTGATAAAACACGAACCATTACCGTAACATCATCTGATATAGCCCATTTAAACTCGGTATCAATCTCAGATTTATCAGATTCTAACAGTATGACTGCAAATGTTTCGGGACAAGGCAATTACGAATACAGTATTGATTTACCTAATGGTCCATTTCAGGAATCCAATTACTTCGATAATATTTCACCCGGAATTCATGATCTCTATATTAGTGACAAAAACGGATGCGGAATCATTAAAAAAACCATTGCCGTACTTGGCATACCCAAGTTTTTTACTCCTAACAATGATGGTTATAATGATTATTGGAATATCAAAGGAGCAAATGAAACCTTCAATACTGGCGCACAAATTTTTATTTACGACCGTTTCGGTAAACTAATCAAACAAGTTGCCTCCTCTGGCAATGGCTGGGATGGAACTTATACCGGAAATCCAATGCCAGCCGATGATTATTGGTATACCATAAAACTGGAAGACGGACGCGAGGCCAAAGGGCATTTTTCGCTAAAAAGGTAA
- the typA gene encoding translational GTPase TypA, whose translation MEAIRNIAIIAHVDHGKTTLVDKIMYHCQLFRDNENTGDLILDNNDLERERGITITSKNVSVQYKGTKINIIDTPGHADFGGEVERVLNMADGVCLLVDAFEGPMPQTRFVLQKAIDLGLKPCVVINKVDKENCTPEEVHEKVFDLMFELGAQEWQLDFPTVYGSAKNNWMSDHWENVTDNVEALLDMVVENVPAPKVSEGTPQMLITSLDFSAFTGRIAIGRLERGVLKEGMPISLVKRDGTIIKSRIKELHTFEGLGRKKVLEVIAGDICAIVGVEGFEIGDTIADFENPEALKTIDIDEPTMSMLFTINDSPFFGKEGKFVTSRHIRERLTKELEKNLAMKLGETDSADKFMVFGRGVLHLSVLIETMRREGYELQIGQPQVIIKEIDGKKCEPIEELTIDLPESLSGRAVEFVTMRKGEMLSMETKGERMIVKFNIPSRGIIGLRNQLLTATAGEAIMAHRFIGYEPYKGEIAGRNKGSLISMEKGKAIPYSIDKLQDRGKFFVEPNAEIYEGQVIGENSRGDDMCVNVTKEKKQSNVRSSGNDDKARIIPPIIFSLEEALEYIQKDEYVEVTPKSIRLRKIYLTETDRKRFKI comes from the coding sequence ATGGAAGCTATTAGAAACATTGCAATTATTGCCCACGTCGATCACGGTAAAACAACTTTGGTTGATAAAATTATGTATCACTGTCAGTTATTTCGTGACAACGAGAACACAGGTGACTTAATCCTTGATAACAACGACCTAGAGCGCGAAAGAGGTATTACTATTACTTCAAAGAATGTTTCGGTTCAATATAAAGGTACAAAAATCAACATTATTGATACTCCTGGTCACGCCGATTTTGGTGGTGAGGTAGAGCGTGTTTTGAATATGGCTGATGGAGTTTGTTTATTGGTTGATGCTTTTGAAGGACCTATGCCACAAACTCGTTTTGTATTGCAAAAAGCTATTGATTTAGGATTGAAACCATGTGTTGTAATCAACAAAGTAGATAAAGAAAACTGTACTCCTGAAGAAGTTCATGAAAAAGTTTTTGACTTGATGTTTGAATTAGGTGCTCAAGAATGGCAGTTGGATTTCCCAACCGTTTATGGTTCAGCTAAGAATAACTGGATGTCTGATCATTGGGAAAACGTAACTGATAATGTTGAAGCATTGTTGGATATGGTTGTTGAAAATGTACCTGCTCCTAAGGTTTCCGAAGGAACTCCACAAATGTTGATTACATCTTTAGATTTCTCTGCTTTTACAGGCCGTATTGCTATTGGTCGTCTAGAAAGAGGAGTATTAAAAGAAGGTATGCCAATCTCATTGGTTAAAAGAGATGGTACAATAATAAAATCAAGAATTAAAGAGCTTCATACTTTTGAAGGTCTTGGACGTAAAAAAGTACTTGAAGTAATTGCTGGAGATATCTGTGCGATTGTTGGAGTTGAAGGATTTGAAATTGGAGATACTATCGCTGATTTTGAAAACCCAGAAGCGTTGAAAACAATTGATATTGATGAGCCTACAATGAGTATGTTGTTTACAATTAACGATTCTCCTTTCTTTGGGAAAGAGGGTAAATTTGTAACTTCTCGTCATATTAGAGAGCGTTTGACAAAGGAATTAGAGAAAAACTTGGCAATGAAATTGGGTGAAACTGATTCTGCTGATAAATTTATGGTTTTTGGTCGTGGAGTACTTCACTTGTCTGTTCTTATTGAAACAATGAGAAGAGAAGGTTACGAATTGCAAATTGGTCAGCCACAAGTTATCATCAAAGAAATTGATGGTAAAAAATGTGAACCTATTGAGGAATTGACTATCGATTTACCAGAATCTCTTTCAGGTAGAGCGGTTGAGTTCGTTACTATGCGTAAAGGTGAAATGCTGAGTATGGAAACTAAAGGTGAACGTATGATTGTAAAATTTAATATTCCATCACGTGGAATTATTGGATTGCGTAACCAATTGCTTACTGCTACTGCTGGTGAGGCTATTATGGCACACCGTTTTATAGGATACGAACCTTACAAAGGAGAAATTGCTGGACGTAATAAAGGTTCATTGATTTCTATGGAAAAAGGAAAAGCTATTCCTTATTCTATCGATAAATTGCAAGATCGTGGTAAGTTTTTTGTTGAACCAAATGCCGAAATTTATGAAGGTCAGGTAATTGGAGAAAACTCTCGTGGTGATGATATGTGTGTAAACGTAACTAAAGAGAAAAAACAATCTAACGTTCGTTCGTCTGGAAATGATGATAAAGCTAGAATTATCCCTCCAATCATTTTCTCTCTAGAGGAAGCTTTAGAATACATTCAAAAAGATGAATACGTAGAGGTTACTCCAAAATCTATTCGTTTGAGAAAAATCTATTTGACAGAAACTGACAGAAAAAGATTTAAAATCTAA